The following are encoded in a window of Deinococcus ruber genomic DNA:
- a CDS encoding glycoside hydrolase family 5 protein, with protein MLQVRNGIITDEHRQPVQWRGTCTGGWLHLENFINGYPGAEHVLKRSMRDTLGPEKTDLFFDRMQHHFFSDDDLAFLKSLGSTVVRIPLNYRSFENDLRPFELLEDGFARVQRAVEMCARHGLYAILDLHAVQGWQNTDWHSDNASRNTLFWQHAHFQERFIHLWTALAERFRGNKWVAAYNIMNEPVSNAPDGRFGSNTYSPDWGVMNSVYRRAVAAIREVDPDHIIVLEGDLFSTRFSGLDAPFAENLVYSSHNYSAAGFGPGAYPGMFQGFEGSFAAQVTQQEWNRELQREIFAAQEGTRFTQQHNVPLWIGEFGSVYNGPGDDLASRLRAIDDQISVFEEFGAHWTTWTYKDVGVMGLVTLDPNSSYIRRVAPSLQLKAQLDTDFWMGWLPTTPAKAKLSELAAIIEDTLQDPSIEPGPNRRFLGQATFDHYVGHLLINPYVQLFQGLSDAEIETVMASFEFKNCIVNTGLAEVLSKHMRQPHITERGSAPSLPG; from the coding sequence ATGTTACAGGTCAGAAACGGAATCATCACCGACGAACATCGGCAGCCAGTCCAGTGGCGCGGCACCTGCACCGGGGGCTGGCTGCACCTCGAAAACTTCATCAACGGCTATCCCGGTGCCGAACACGTGCTGAAACGCAGCATGCGCGACACGCTCGGCCCCGAGAAGACCGACCTGTTTTTCGACCGTATGCAGCACCATTTCTTCTCGGACGACGATCTGGCGTTCCTCAAATCTCTGGGTTCGACCGTCGTGCGGATTCCGCTGAATTACCGCTCCTTCGAGAACGATCTGCGGCCCTTCGAACTGCTGGAAGACGGCTTTGCGCGGGTGCAGCGGGCCGTCGAGATGTGTGCGCGGCACGGCCTGTACGCGATTCTCGATCTGCACGCGGTTCAGGGCTGGCAGAACACCGACTGGCACAGCGACAATGCCAGCCGCAACACGCTCTTCTGGCAGCATGCCCACTTTCAGGAGCGTTTCATTCATCTGTGGACGGCGCTGGCCGAACGCTTCCGGGGAAATAAATGGGTGGCGGCGTACAACATCATGAACGAGCCGGTCAGCAACGCGCCAGACGGCCGATTCGGCAGCAACACCTACAGCCCCGACTGGGGCGTCATGAACAGCGTGTACCGCCGCGCTGTCGCCGCCATCCGCGAGGTCGATCCCGATCACATCATCGTGCTGGAAGGCGACCTGTTCTCGACCCGTTTTTCCGGCCTCGACGCTCCGTTTGCCGAGAATCTGGTGTATTCCAGCCACAACTACTCGGCGGCAGGCTTCGGGCCGGGCGCGTATCCCGGCATGTTTCAGGGATTCGAAGGCTCGTTTGCCGCCCAGGTGACGCAGCAGGAATGGAACCGCGAGTTGCAGCGCGAGATCTTCGCGGCCCAGGAGGGCACGCGCTTTACTCAGCAACACAACGTTCCGCTGTGGATCGGTGAGTTTGGCTCGGTGTACAACGGCCCCGGCGACGATCTCGCCAGTCGCCTGAGGGCCATCGACGATCAGATCAGCGTGTTCGAGGAATTCGGCGCACACTGGACCACCTGGACGTACAAAGACGTCGGTGTGATGGGCCTCGTGACGCTCGACCCGAACTCCTCGTACATCCGGCGGGTTGCGCCCTCGTTGCAGCTGAAGGCGCAGCTCGACACCGATTTCTGGATGGGCTGGCTGCCGACCACACCCGCCAAGGCCAAACTGTCCGAACTCGCGGCCATCATCGAGGACACGCTTCAGGACCCGTCGATCGAGCCTGGCCCCAATCGGCGCTTTTTGGGTCAGGCCACCTTCGACCATTACGTCGGCCACCTGCTGATCAACCCGTATGTGCAGCTCTTCCAGGGCCTGAGCGACGCGGAGATCGAGACGGTGATGGCGTCGTTCGAGTTCAAAAACTGCATCGTCAATACCGGTCTGGCGGAGGTGCTGTCAAAACACATGCGGCAGCCGCACATCACAGAACGCGGCAGTGCCCCTTCGCTGCCGGGA